A genomic window from Spiroplasma endosymbiont of Labia minor includes:
- the pstB gene encoding phosphate ABC transporter ATP-binding protein PstB, whose protein sequence is MTTKTEFEIDDTKTLDPQKNFKPKRIPLKDRPIVVSVENFNFYYDNGEKHALKNINLKIKEKTITAFIGPSGCGKSTLLRSINRMNDLIERVSVSGVINVSDQNIFQSGTDVSKLRTEVGMVFQKANPFPMSIYDNVAYGPKSVGVKDKNILSQLVEDSLKKAALWEDVKNNLRDSALGLSGGQQQRLCIARAIAMRPKILLMDEPTSALDPIATLKIEELMLKLKEEYTIILVTHSMAQATRVSDETAFFLSGELIEFDRTKKIFTNPKDKRTEDYISGRFG, encoded by the coding sequence ATGACAACTAAAACAGAATTTGAAATTGATGATACTAAAACATTAGACCCGCAGAAAAATTTTAAACCAAAAAGAATTCCGTTAAAAGATCGTCCTATTGTTGTTTCTGTTGAAAATTTTAATTTCTATTATGATAATGGAGAGAAACATGCTCTAAAAAATATTAATTTAAAAATAAAAGAAAAGACTATTACTGCGTTTATTGGACCATCCGGATGTGGAAAATCTACATTACTTAGATCTATAAATAGAATGAATGATTTAATCGAACGTGTTTCGGTTTCTGGAGTTATAAATGTTTCGGATCAAAACATTTTTCAATCCGGAACTGATGTTTCAAAATTAAGAACAGAAGTTGGCATGGTATTTCAAAAGGCAAATCCTTTTCCGATGTCAATTTATGATAATGTAGCTTATGGGCCAAAATCTGTTGGAGTTAAAGATAAAAACATTTTAAGTCAACTTGTAGAAGATTCATTAAAAAAAGCAGCCCTTTGAGAGGATGTAAAAAATAATTTACGTGATTCAGCATTGGGATTATCAGGTGGTCAACAACAACGTTTATGTATTGCAAGAGCAATTGCTATGAGGCCTAAAATATTATTAATGGATGAACCGACATCTGCTTTAGATCCAATAGCAACTTTAAAAATTGAAGAGTTAATGTTAAAACTTAAAGAAGAATATACTATAATATTAGTGACGCATTCAATGGCGCAAGCCACTAGAGTCTCGGATGAAACAGCATTTTTCCTTTCAGGAGAATTAATCGAATTTGATCGCACAAAAAAAATATTTACAAACCCCAAAGATAAAAGAACAGAAGATTATATTTCTGGTCGTTTTGGATAG
- the phoU gene encoding phosphate signaling complex protein PhoU → MSYNKILDNDIDSIKREILAMIEATKSQYARTFEVIKNQSDELAKKVIADDKKINDLQNSFTNMALWKIAKQQMVAGDLRLAVGAILISREIERIADYAKSICKFFVKYKPEQKALGYVSKMFDLVTQMLNSILTMFENFDVIKPENLFDLEAKLNMSFNELNNEIISVAESNSEFKSVENLFMTLRQLKNLERAGDHIVSVEEVLRFIKTGKFEDIELADQNVQVDKIKNEN, encoded by the coding sequence ATGTCATATAATAAAATACTAGATAATGATATTGATTCTATCAAAAGAGAAATACTTGCAATGATAGAAGCTACAAAATCTCAATATGCAAGAACTTTTGAAGTAATTAAAAATCAATCTGATGAATTAGCAAAAAAAGTAATTGCAGATGATAAAAAAATTAATGATTTACAAAATTCTTTTACCAATATGGCTTTATGAAAAATAGCAAAACAACAAATGGTGGCTGGAGATTTGAGATTAGCTGTTGGTGCAATTTTAATTTCTAGAGAAATAGAAAGAATTGCAGACTATGCAAAATCTATTTGTAAATTCTTTGTAAAATATAAACCTGAACAAAAAGCTTTGGGCTATGTTTCAAAAATGTTTGATTTAGTTACACAAATGTTAAATAGTATTTTAACAATGTTTGAAAATTTTGATGTCATTAAACCAGAAAATCTTTTTGATTTAGAAGCAAAATTAAATATGTCATTTAATGAATTAAATAATGAAATAATATCAGTGGCTGAATCAAATTCTGAATTTAAATCAGTTGAAAATTTATTTATGACTTTGAGACAATTGAAAAATCTGGAAAGAGCAGGTGATCATATTGTATCTGTTGAAGAAGTATTGCGCTTCATTAAAACTGGTAAATTTGAGGATATAGAATTAGCAGATCAAAATGTTCAAGTTGATAAAATAAAAAATGAAAATTAA
- the ftsY gene encoding signal recognition particle-docking protein FtsY, which translates to MGFWANLKARTTAKKEEKQKKAMIKSSLTFSKELKKLSKKYKKMDSDFFEDLENVLIQTDMGMKMVLEISNSVQKKVKKNSSFDEIKEILIEELYNSYADSGKFNSQLNYKDGRLNIFMVVGVNGTGKTTSLAKIANYYAKQGKKVLIAAADTFRAGATEQLQEWVDKRLSGVDLVKGQKSNQDPASVVFDSIKVAVEKKYDLLLIDTAGRLQNKQNLMQELAKMHGIIQRTVKDAPHERLLVIDATTGQNGVQQAKAFSEVTNVTGIILTKMDGTSKGGIALSIKDQLNIPVKMIGIGEQLDDLEEFSIDDYVYGLAVDFMEDEVVEE; encoded by the coding sequence ATGGGATTTTGAGCAAATTTAAAGGCCAGAACAACTGCAAAAAAAGAAGAGAAACAGAAAAAGGCAATGATTAAATCTTCGCTTACTTTTTCAAAGGAATTAAAAAAATTATCAAAAAAATATAAAAAAATGGATTCTGATTTCTTTGAAGATTTAGAAAATGTTTTAATTCAAACTGACATGGGTATGAAAATGGTTTTAGAAATTTCAAATTCAGTACAAAAAAAAGTTAAAAAAAATTCATCATTTGATGAAATCAAAGAAATTTTAATAGAGGAATTGTATAATTCATATGCAGATTCTGGTAAATTTAACAGTCAACTAAATTATAAGGATGGAAGATTAAATATTTTCATGGTGGTTGGTGTTAATGGTACTGGTAAAACTACAAGTTTAGCAAAAATTGCAAATTATTATGCAAAACAAGGTAAAAAAGTTTTAATTGCAGCTGCGGATACATTTAGGGCTGGTGCGACAGAACAACTTCAAGAATGAGTTGATAAAAGATTAAGCGGAGTAGATTTAGTTAAAGGGCAGAAATCAAATCAAGATCCAGCCTCGGTTGTGTTTGATTCAATAAAAGTTGCTGTTGAAAAAAAATACGATTTATTACTAATAGATACGGCAGGAAGACTTCAAAATAAACAAAACTTAATGCAGGAACTTGCAAAAATGCACGGAATTATTCAACGCACAGTTAAAGATGCTCCACATGAAAGATTGCTAGTTATTGATGCAACAACAGGTCAAAACGGGGTTCAACAAGCAAAAGCTTTTTCAGAAGTAACAAATGTAACTGGGATTATTTTAACAAAAATGGATGGAACATCTAAAGGTGGGATTGCGCTTTCTATAAAAGATCAGTTGAATATTCCAGTAAAAATGATTGGAATAGGTGAACAACTAGATGATTTAGAAGAGTTTAGTATAGATGACTATGTGTATGGTCTAGCGGTTGATTTTATGGAAGACGAAGTTGTAGAAGAATAA
- the ylxM gene encoding YlxM family DNA-binding protein — MANIELQKNMNLIVLYDLYKNMLTVKQQKYFEYYYFEDFTLQEIANEFNVTRAAIFDSIIKTQQIIENLENKLNVKSNYEKIRVLLTKYAEKHGKDEDIEKILEVIS, encoded by the coding sequence ATGGCGAATATTGAATTGCAAAAAAATATGAATTTAATAGTTTTATATGATTTATATAAAAATATGTTAACTGTTAAACAACAAAAATATTTTGAATATTATTATTTTGAAGATTTCACCTTACAAGAAATTGCAAATGAATTTAACGTAACTCGTGCAGCAATATTTGATAGTATTATAAAAACTCAACAAATAATAGAAAATCTTGAAAATAAACTGAATGTTAAATCAAATTATGAAAAAATTCGAGTATTACTTACTAAATATGCAGAAAAACACGGCAAAGATGAAGATATAGAAAAAATTCTAGAGGTTATTTCATAA
- a CDS encoding TIGR00282 family metallophosphoesterase, translated as MKILMIGDIFGKPGREIINQELANIKSMHEIDFIIANGENATHGKSISKKHYLELKKAGVDVVTSGNHIFKLKEVEQYIKEETDLLRPNNMSKNLPGQGFVLKKMNSKTILTINLMGRSFMDLCDSPYDSLDEILKNNKADIILVDFHAEATAEKKAFAYNYDGQITALVGTHTHVQTADEQILPQGTFYITDLGMTGNLDSVIGVSPDEVIIKEKTGLPVKFVPLNGEPTLCGVILTINDKNKVIKFERIQFKNHNELIKK; from the coding sequence ATGAAAATTTTAATGATTGGGGATATCTTTGGAAAACCCGGAAGAGAAATTATTAATCAAGAATTAGCAAACATCAAATCAATGCATGAAATAGATTTCATAATTGCAAATGGAGAAAATGCAACTCATGGAAAATCTATTTCAAAAAAACATTATTTAGAATTAAAAAAAGCTGGAGTTGATGTGGTAACTTCGGGAAATCACATTTTTAAATTAAAAGAAGTTGAACAATATATCAAAGAAGAGACAGATTTATTAAGACCAAATAATATGTCAAAAAATTTACCTGGTCAAGGTTTTGTTTTGAAAAAAATGAATTCTAAAACAATTTTGACTATTAATTTAATGGGGCGAAGTTTTATGGATTTGTGTGATTCACCTTATGATTCATTAGATGAAATTTTAAAAAATAATAAGGCAGATATAATTTTGGTTGATTTTCACGCAGAGGCAACCGCTGAAAAGAAAGCTTTTGCATATAATTATGATGGTCAAATAACAGCGCTTGTGGGAACACATACGCATGTACAAACTGCAGATGAACAGATTCTTCCACAAGGAACATTTTATATAACAGATTTAGGAATGACTGGAAATTTAGATTCTGTCATTGGTGTTTCACCAGATGAAGTAATTATAAAAGAAAAGACAGGATTACCTGTTAAATTTGTTCCTTTGAATGGTGAACCTACACTTTGCGGAGTAATTCTTACTATAAATGACAAAAATAAGGTAATAAAATTTGAAAGAATTCAATTTAAAAATCATAATGAATTAATAAAAAAATAG
- a CDS encoding alpha/beta hydrolase: protein MELVEVVSIFGIIIAIIIFSMLLTIIFVKIIKFNSLNFNPLRSQLGELIDNKFFMSSDNYKLKWYGAITKQSKVIVLCIHDLLTTGEWFKELFINVISNDIDVVSWDQRGLNKNKEELYPNFGANLCDLNEIIDWIEERYPAKKIVLLGEGIGANLAILAQKKHKINGIILSSIITKNGYTTNAKNRHLIAKGMFLSSNIKIKKQEDGYDVITDKTFAKKINEYYFNNNSLSVREYFQIKFLKNSSYRNADLIKTNDLKGLILIPQNDIYFDDNKMTKIASKSGLTDNVIIYPKLKHFLFNEPDNKKVFQDILKFLEQFL, encoded by the coding sequence GTGGAATTAGTAGAAGTTGTGTCCATTTTTGGAATAATCATTGCAATAATAATATTTTCAATGCTATTGACTATAATTTTTGTTAAGATTATCAAATTCAATTCTTTGAATTTTAATCCTTTGAGAAGTCAATTGGGTGAATTGATAGACAATAAATTTTTTATGTCATCTGATAATTATAAATTGAAATGATATGGTGCAATAACAAAACAATCAAAAGTAATTGTTTTATGTATACATGATTTATTAACAACTGGTGAATGATTTAAGGAGCTTTTTATTAATGTTATTTCAAATGATATAGATGTTGTTTCGTGAGATCAGAGAGGCTTGAATAAAAACAAGGAAGAATTGTATCCAAATTTTGGAGCTAATTTATGTGATCTAAATGAAATAATTGATTGAATCGAAGAAAGATATCCTGCAAAAAAAATTGTTTTATTAGGAGAAGGTATTGGTGCCAATTTAGCAATTCTTGCGCAAAAAAAACATAAAATAAATGGAATAATACTGTCATCGATTATTACAAAAAATGGATATACCACGAATGCAAAAAATAGACATTTAATTGCAAAAGGAATGTTTTTAAGTTCCAACATTAAAATCAAAAAGCAAGAAGATGGCTATGATGTTATTACAGATAAAACTTTTGCAAAAAAAATTAATGAATATTATTTTAATAATAATTCATTATCAGTAAGAGAATATTTTCAAATTAAATTTTTGAAGAATTCATCTTATAGAAATGCAGATTTAATAAAAACAAATGATTTAAAAGGCTTAATTTTAATACCACAAAATGATATTTATTTTGATGATAATAAAATGACAAAAATAGCTTCAAAATCTGGCTTGACAGATAATGTCATTATTTATCCAAAATTAAAACATTTTCTATTTAATGAGCCGGATAATAAAAAAGTTTTCCAAGATATTTTAAAATTTTTGGAACAGTTTTTATAA
- the metK gene encoding methionine adenosyltransferase, producing the protein MQDKILFTSESVSEGHPDKICDQISDAILDEILKQDENAHVACECFITTNFLLIGGEISSHAKVDYEKIARNVLREIGYTDNSWGIDANTCEIEIKINEQSVDINQGVKLSNNEIGAGDQGIIFGFATNETYNYMPLPISIAHDLVYTASKLRKNNQFKWARPDMKSQVTIDYTDAANPVIDTILMSIQHDPNFDEDEFMSFVKNDVMKKVAEKHKMNTDFKILLNPTGRFVIGGPQGDTGLTGRKIIVDTYGGTARHGGGAFSGKDATKVDRSAAYMARYAAKNLVAAGYAEKIEMQLSYAIGIAKPISIFVETFNSELVNKNLIYLAINNFFDFSVGGIINKLMLKKPVFFKTSKYGHFGKDQEFHWEKLNEFSKLVEFKEKHVNVTRSDS; encoded by the coding sequence ATGCAAGATAAAATATTGTTTACATCAGAATCAGTGTCAGAAGGTCATCCAGATAAAATTTGTGATCAAATATCTGATGCAATACTAGATGAAATTTTGAAACAAGACGAAAATGCTCATGTTGCTTGTGAGTGTTTTATCACCACCAATTTTTTATTAATTGGTGGTGAAATAAGTAGTCATGCAAAAGTTGATTATGAAAAAATAGCGAGAAATGTTTTAAGAGAAATTGGTTACACAGATAATTCTTGAGGAATTGATGCAAATACATGCGAAATCGAAATTAAAATTAACGAACAATCTGTCGATATAAATCAGGGCGTTAAATTATCAAATAACGAAATTGGTGCAGGAGATCAAGGAATAATATTTGGTTTTGCTACAAATGAAACTTATAATTACATGCCACTTCCTATTTCTATTGCACACGATCTTGTTTATACAGCGTCAAAATTAAGAAAAAATAATCAATTTAAGTGAGCAAGACCTGATATGAAATCGCAAGTTACAATAGATTATACTGATGCTGCCAATCCAGTTATAGATACAATTCTAATGTCCATTCAACATGACCCAAACTTTGATGAAGATGAATTTATGTCATTTGTTAAAAATGATGTTATGAAAAAAGTTGCAGAAAAACATAAAATGAATACAGATTTTAAAATATTATTAAATCCAACTGGAAGATTTGTTATTGGTGGTCCACAAGGCGATACTGGTTTAACTGGTAGAAAAATAATTGTAGATACTTATGGGGGAACTGCAAGACATGGTGGTGGGGCTTTTTCTGGTAAAGATGCAACGAAAGTAGATAGATCAGCTGCTTATATGGCTAGATATGCTGCAAAAAATTTAGTTGCAGCAGGTTATGCAGAAAAAATAGAAATGCAATTAAGTTACGCAATTGGAATTGCAAAACCTATTTCTATTTTTGTTGAAACTTTTAATTCGGAATTAGTCAATAAGAATTTGATTTATTTGGCAATTAATAATTTTTTTGATTTTAGTGTTGGTGGAATAATAAACAAATTAATGCTTAAAAAACCTGTTTTTTTCAAAACATCAAAATATGGTCATTTTGGTAAAGACCAAGAATTTCATTGGGAAAAGCTTAATGAATTTAGTAAATTAGTTGAATTTAAGGAGAAACACGTAAATGTTACTAGAAGTGATAGCTAA
- a CDS encoding copper homeostasis protein CutC: protein MLLEVIAKDEKDVELINKSNASRIEFCHNLNVGGLTPDYKSISKVMDETEKPINIMIRPTARDFVYTDEEFNQMIEDIKFIKTTKANGIVIGILNVDNTIDFDRMNIVCKTAQGLDITFHKAFDLVVDKMKGISILEKLGVKSVLTSYGENIVENIDKLYELMQEANELNIIAGGGINFSNVKKIKPNVDEIHVGTAVRQNNSFDDPVSIDLINEMKKLIDEN from the coding sequence ATGTTACTAGAAGTGATAGCTAAAGATGAAAAAGATGTTGAATTGATAAATAAATCTAATGCATCTAGAATAGAATTTTGTCACAATTTAAATGTTGGTGGATTAACACCAGATTATAAAAGTATTAGTAAAGTGATGGATGAAACAGAAAAGCCTATCAATATAATGATTAGACCAACTGCAAGAGATTTTGTTTATACAGATGAAGAGTTTAATCAAATGATAGAAGATATTAAGTTTATAAAAACTACAAAAGCTAATGGAATTGTTATTGGAATTTTGAATGTAGATAATACAATAGATTTTGATAGAATGAATATTGTATGTAAAACTGCACAAGGATTGGACATTACTTTTCATAAGGCATTTGATTTAGTTGTAGATAAAATGAAGGGAATTTCAATTTTAGAAAAACTTGGTGTAAAAAGTGTACTTACATCTTATGGTGAAAATATAGTTGAAAATATAGACAAATTATATGAATTAATGCAAGAGGCAAACGAACTAAATATCATTGCTGGTGGTGGAATTAATTTTTCAAATGTAAAAAAAATAAAACCAAATGTTGATGAAATTCATGTTGGTACCGCTGTTAGGCAAAATAATTCATTTGATGATCCAGTTTCGATCGATTTGATTAATGAAATGAAAAAATTAATAGATGAAAATTAA
- the infC gene encoding translation initiation factor IF-3 — translation MSQNNSNGNSNNRSRKDDEQPINGAIRARNILIIGQDGTKIGPLTKREALEYSESLNLDLVQVGQQDRDTVIAKILDYGKYKYEQKRKQKENKKNQVKTENKEIRLTVGIGEHDLDTKAKKAREFLLSGDRVKISLKFKGREIVHQEFGKRTIENFYAKIEDVAKIEKEAKLNTRFLDMYVIPRK, via the coding sequence ATGTCGCAAAACAATAGCAATGGAAATAGTAACAATCGATCACGAAAAGATGATGAACAACCAATTAATGGTGCAATCAGAGCAAGAAATATATTAATTATCGGCCAAGATGGTACAAAAATAGGTCCTTTAACAAAAAGAGAGGCATTGGAATATTCGGAATCTTTAAATTTAGATTTAGTTCAAGTCGGACAACAAGATCGAGATACAGTTATTGCAAAAATTCTTGATTATGGTAAATATAAATACGAACAAAAACGTAAACAAAAAGAAAATAAAAAAAACCAAGTTAAAACTGAAAATAAAGAAATAAGATTAACTGTTGGTATCGGAGAACATGATTTAGATACAAAAGCTAAAAAAGCAAGAGAATTTTTATTGAGTGGAGACAGAGTTAAAATTTCATTAAAATTCAAAGGTAGAGAGATTGTTCATCAAGAATTTGGTAAGAGAACTATTGAAAATTTTTATGCAAAAATAGAAGATGTTGCTAAAATTGAAAAAGAGGCAAAATTAAATACTAGATTTTTAGATATGTATGTAATACCTAGGAAATAA
- the rpmI gene encoding 50S ribosomal protein L35, translated as MAKMKTKSALAKRVRKNASGSLKRGHAYRSHLAQNKTTKQKRHLKKSFFIDKTDMKRLKGLLQK; from the coding sequence ATGGCAAAAATGAAAACAAAAAGCGCATTAGCTAAACGAGTAAGAAAAAATGCATCTGGTTCGTTAAAACGAGGACATGCTTATCGTTCGCATTTGGCGCAAAATAAAACTACTAAACAAAAACGACATTTGAAAAAATCATTTTTCATTGATAAAACAGATATGAAACGTTTAAAAGGTTTACTACAAAAATAG
- the rplT gene encoding 50S ribosomal protein L20 — translation MARVKFGKVTRARRKRWIKRAKGYYGTKHTNFKKAREQVIRSMAYAFVGRKERKRDFRKLWIVRINAAVRNYDLSYSKFMNGLNKAGVEINRKMLSELAIHEPQQFELLVNTAKKNLK, via the coding sequence ATGGCTAGAGTTAAATTCGGAAAAGTAACAAGAGCACGTAGAAAACGTTGAATTAAACGTGCAAAAGGTTATTACGGAACTAAACATACAAACTTTAAAAAAGCACGTGAACAAGTAATTCGTTCAATGGCTTATGCTTTTGTTGGACGTAAAGAAAGAAAACGTGATTTTAGAAAATTGTGAATTGTTCGTATTAATGCAGCAGTTAGAAATTATGATTTAAGTTATTCTAAATTTATGAATGGTTTAAACAAGGCTGGTGTTGAAATTAATAGAAAAATGTTATCAGAATTAGCAATTCACGAACCACAACAATTTGAACTTTTAGTAAATACAGCTAAAAAAAATTTGAAATAA
- a CDS encoding methylated-DNA--[protein]-cysteine S-methyltransferase yields the protein MQIDFLCVPIFEQKVIVGFLQDKICFVSTLNENENSIKKYFKNRNAKIVQSSKNPKFYTELFQNIILGKKTIDWNELKLDGTEFQLKVWHELWKFNNLNCLMYYSDFAKHINHPKATRAVAHVIGLNPILILIPCHRVVSKNETVSYRNNDIFMKKWLQNKENILSLN from the coding sequence GTGCAAATAGATTTTTTATGTGTACCAATATTTGAACAGAAAGTTATAGTTGGATTTTTGCAAGATAAAATATGTTTTGTTTCAACACTTAATGAAAATGAAAATTCAATTAAAAAATATTTTAAAAATAGAAATGCTAAAATAGTGCAATCATCTAAAAATCCAAAATTTTACACTGAATTATTTCAAAATATAATTTTAGGCAAAAAAACTATTGATTGAAATGAATTAAAATTAGATGGAACTGAATTTCAACTTAAAGTTTGACACGAATTATGAAAATTTAATAATTTAAATTGCTTAATGTATTATTCAGATTTCGCAAAACATATAAATCATCCAAAAGCAACTAGAGCAGTAGCTCACGTAATAGGGTTAAATCCGATTTTAATTTTGATACCATGTCATCGTGTAGTATCAAAAAATGAAACCGTTTCTTATAGAAATAATGATATTTTTATGAAAAAATGACTACAAAATAAGGAAAATATTTTAAGTTTAAATTAG
- a CDS encoding ABC transporter ATP-binding protein: MENDNKDYYIKVENVCKFYKNIPVIKNANLTIRSGDRIGIVGPNGAGKTTFVETLAQLRPYESGSIDRIYGIKVGMQLQGSKYPRGFSPWNLVKYYLKTFKIKISTKELKNLFYRLSLETMLYKDISKMSGGQQQRVDLLLALCYRPDILILDELSTGLDIDIKQNVHKLIEDFLQEENKALVLISHNLEEIQMYCNRILFINNGEIILDKTTKEILEETKTVEEYVHLKFKEYNIGQYRMSAKSTIEEKSNEKWEIEWNNYIKKTK; the protein is encoded by the coding sequence ATGGAAAATGATAACAAAGATTATTATATTAAAGTTGAAAATGTATGTAAATTTTATAAAAATATTCCAGTCATTAAGAATGCAAATTTAACAATTAGATCTGGAGACAGAATAGGAATAGTAGGTCCTAACGGTGCTGGGAAAACAACATTTGTAGAAACGCTTGCCCAATTAAGACCGTATGAATCTGGAAGTATAGATAGAATTTATGGAATTAAAGTTGGTATGCAATTGCAAGGATCAAAATATCCTAGAGGTTTTTCTCCATGAAATCTTGTGAAATATTATTTAAAAACTTTTAAAATAAAAATATCAACAAAAGAATTAAAAAATTTATTTTATAGATTGTCTTTAGAAACTATGTTGTATAAAGATATTTCTAAAATGTCAGGTGGACAACAGCAAAGAGTTGATCTTTTATTAGCTTTATGTTATAGACCAGATATTCTAATTTTAGATGAATTATCAACAGGATTAGATATTGATATTAAACAAAATGTACATAAATTAATTGAAGATTTTTTACAAGAAGAAAATAAAGCATTAGTTTTAATTTCTCATAATTTAGAAGAAATTCAAATGTATTGTAATAGAATTTTATTTATAAATAATGGAGAAATTATTTTAGATAAAACAACAAAAGAAATTTTAGAGGAGACTAAAACAGTTGAAGAATATGTGCATCTAAAATTTAAAGAATATAATATTGGTCAATATAGAATGAGTGCAAAATCTACAATAGAGGAGAAATCAAATGAAAAATGAGAAATTGAGTGAAACAATTATATTAAAAAAACAAAATAA
- the trpS gene encoding tryptophan--tRNA ligase codes for MAKEKMVTGITSTGTLTLGNYIGALRNFVKLQDQYEMYIFIANLHGITVPIDPETLRNNIKTIVALYFACGLDPNKVHIFKQSDVPAHSELQWILTTFTTLGELKRMTQFKDKSAKVKNSNGTEMIPTGLLIYPVLMAADILLYDAVKVPVGNDQKQHIELTRNIAERLNNKFNKNIFTVPEEYIPEIGAKIMGLQNPTKKMSKSSTNDKDSISMLDDEAIIRKKIASAITDSENKVYYDLINKPGVSNLLTIYASLKEISILEAENVFKDKNYGEFKTAISDIIIATLKPIQDKFKILYDSTEVKNWLASGANDANIIANKKIELIKENIGIN; via the coding sequence ATGGCAAAAGAAAAAATGGTCACAGGCATAACATCAACAGGAACATTAACACTTGGAAATTATATTGGCGCATTGAGAAATTTTGTAAAATTACAAGATCAATACGAGATGTATATTTTCATAGCAAATTTACATGGTATTACTGTACCTATTGACCCAGAAACATTAAGAAATAATATTAAGACAATAGTTGCACTATATTTTGCATGTGGTTTAGATCCAAATAAAGTACATATTTTTAAACAATCAGATGTACCGGCTCATTCCGAATTACAATGAATATTAACAACATTTACGACATTGGGCGAATTGAAAAGAATGACTCAATTTAAAGATAAATCTGCTAAAGTAAAAAATTCAAACGGAACTGAAATGATTCCAACAGGATTATTAATTTATCCTGTTTTAATGGCTGCAGACATTTTATTATATGATGCAGTTAAAGTGCCTGTTGGAAATGATCAAAAACAACATATTGAACTTACAAGAAATATTGCAGAAAGATTAAATAATAAATTTAACAAAAATATTTTTACCGTTCCAGAAGAATATATACCAGAAATTGGTGCAAAAATAATGGGTTTACAAAATCCAACTAAAAAAATGTCGAAATCATCAACAAATGATAAGGATTCTATTAGCATGTTAGATGATGAAGCAATCATTAGAAAAAAAATTGCCTCAGCAATTACAGATTCAGAAAATAAAGTCTATTACGATTTAATAAATAAACCGGGTGTTTCTAATTTATTAACAATATATGCTTCGCTAAAAGAAATAAGTATTTTAGAAGCTGAAAATGTATTCAAAGATAAAAATTATGGCGAATTCAAAACAGCAATATCAGATATAATCATAGCCACATTGAAACCTATACAAGACAAATTCAAAATATTGTATGATTCAACTGAAGTTAAAAACTGATTAGCATCAGGTGCTAATGATGCAAATATAATCGCCAATAAAAAAATTGAATTAATTAAAGAAAATATAGGTATTAATTAA